From Coccinella septempunctata chromosome 4, icCocSept1.1, whole genome shotgun sequence, a single genomic window includes:
- the LOC123311493 gene encoding sodium- and chloride-dependent neutral and basic amino acid transporter B(0+)-like isoform X2, which produces MESSLGQYSQLGPVKVWNCVPLARGIGISCIFLCLIVAFYNNAYAIYAVMYFSRCFDTVLPWSDCDEPEYKNITCVPRMGYLHKDQYSPSQHYFYDHVLQLDLTQHIGHYHFGRFIWQQALAFVYSWFVVYIGVFQNIKSLERILPIFIGVPLFSLLVLFSIGCQLHGAFHGFKLLFSASNFVHLGRISTWCKAAEMVIIQLGIAQGTLITYGSYAYHRNKTHKDSMRIVYTNYAISIGSTCIVWLFLGSLSTERGALQNHYEFGDFSYVFVVFPEVLSKLSGVRLWSIILFLLIFFSCINSQIALIQTIACSIYDQFPQVLELRCILNLALCMLFASLGVLLCSSTGWLLLQPFFEIPNVVSRIPIASFTVAVIVLIYGINKYCEDLHFLINYYPSFLMRLLFYVAPFLMLGLHLGTNWRLFAPFSDGDFSPFKFLLYLILIWKPIGFLYWVLRSAINGELRDCWRSLETWGPGNEKARLARAYFSSESRVTLSMPWRKRLHY; this is translated from the coding sequence ATGGAAAGTTCGCTGGGACAATACTCTCAACTCGGACCTGTCAAAGTATGGAACTGTGTACCCCTGGCAAGAGGCATTGGAATATCTTGCATCTTCCTCTGCCTTATAGTGGCCTTCTACAACAACGCCTACGCCATCTACGCAGTTATGTACTTCTCCAGATGTTTCGATACGGTTTTACCATGGTCAGATTGCGACGAACCAGAGTACAAGAACATAACCTGCGTTCCCAGGATGGGTTATTTGCATAAAGACCAATATTCACCATCCCAGCATTACTTTTACGATCACGTTTTGCAGTTGGATCTCACGCAACATATTGGACATTATCATTTTGGGAGGTTCATTTGGCAGCAAGCCCTTGCTTTTGTTTATAGTTGGTTCGTGGTTTACATCGGTGTGTTCCAAAACATCAAGAGCCTAGAAAGGATTTTACCAATTTTTATTGGAGTCCCACTGTTTTCCCTCCTAGTTTTGTTTTCCATCGGCTGTCAACTTCACGGAGCTTTTCACGGTTTCAAGCTGCTTTTTTCAGCGTCGAATTTCGTCCATTTGGGGAGGATTTCGACGTGGTGCAAGGCTGCTGAAATGGTTATCATTCAGTTAGGAATTGCGCAAGGGACTTTGATTACGTACGGGTCTTATGCCTACCACAGAAATAAAACCCATAAAGATTCAATGAGGATTGTATATACGAATTATGCAATTTCCATTGGATCTACATGCATCGTTTGGCTATTTTTGGGATCGTTGAGTACTGAAAGGGGTGCTCTGCAAAATCACTACGAATTTGGGGACTTCAGTTACGTGTTCGTTGTGTTCCCCGAGGTTTTGAGTAAACTAAGCGGCGTTAGGCTTTGGAgtatcattttatttttgttaatcTTTTTTTCATGCATCAATTCCCAAATAGCCCTGATACAAACTATCGCTTGCAGCATATACGACCAGTTTCCCCAAGTTTTAGAGTTGCGATGTATTCTCAATCTAGCTCTATGCATGCTTTTCGCCAGTTTGGGCGTTCTCTTGTGCTCCAGCACCGGTTGGCTGCTCCTGCAGCCATTTTTCGAAATACCAAACGTTGTCTCCAGGATTCCGATAGCGTCTTTCACGGTCGCTGTTATAGTTCTCATTTACGGAATCAATAAATACTGCGAGGACCTCCATTTTCTGATTAATTATTATCCTTCCTTCCTAATGAGGTTGTTATTTTACGTGGCTCCTTTCCTGATGCTGGGACTGCATCTCGGGACTAACTGGAGACTGTTCGCTCCATTTTCAGACGGTGATTTCTCCCCCTTCAAGTTCCTTCTCTATCTGATACTGATCTGGAAACCTATCGGTTTTTTATATTGGGTCCTTCGGTCAGCTATTAATGGGGAATTGAGGGATTGTTGGAGATCGTTAGAAACATGGGGACCTGGAAACGAGAAGGCGCGATTAGCTAGGGCGTATTTTTCATCGGAGAGTAGGGTTACGCTGTCGATGCCATGGAGAAAGAGGCTACATTATTAG